A genomic window from Triticum urartu cultivar G1812 chromosome 7, Tu2.1, whole genome shotgun sequence includes:
- the LOC125523772 gene encoding receptor-like protein kinase 7, producing MSFQSWNHPAAVQHIVRNEQAIVDNLTEDNATRVLASRRTAEGEQLYLVYDQGSAGTSPPNKLLVKKFHNANPALQVDGNVMYRCNSEMFLLANISHKNIIKVVDHIQREDAIMLIYEYPVHGSLRSWLHQPMDAGRHLSWPDRRGIAIGVARGLRQLHHRCNKLFVHHNINSENILLDQNFKAVIASFGAAQVNMAGLGQPLPITDLRPGNFGYAAPEYGLGKNQLTEKVDIYSFGVLMLELVTGRMTNEATTDGHLANWAQNNFRTLMANQQEAFQNVVDRSIPDQARYREEMATVFMLGVDCTTVDPKERPSMRMALKRLRRCRWRAPFRGLLTGFLM from the exons ATGAGTTTTCAGTCCTGGAACCATCCTGCGGCGGTGCAGCATATTGTGCGCAATGAACAAGCCATAGTCGACAACCTTACTGAAGATAACGCGACAAGGGTGTTGGCTAGCAGAAGGACAGCAGAGGGCGAACAGTTGTACTTAGTCTATGATCAGGGTAGTGCTGGGACTAGTCCCCCAAATAAGCTGCTCGTCAAGAAGTTCCACAATGCGAACCCAGCGCTACAAGTAGACGGCAATGTCATGTACCGCTGCAACTCGGAGATGTTCCTGTTAGCCAACATTTCTCACAAAAACATCATCAAAGTTGTAGACCATATCCAGAGGGAAGACGCAATCATGCTCATTTATGAGTATCCGGTTCATGGAAGCCTTCGATCCTGGCTGCACCAACCCATGGATGCCGGTCGGCACCTGAGCTGGCCGGACAGGAGGGGCATCGCCATTGGTGTGGCCAGAGGGCTCCGCCAGTTACACCACAGATGCAACAAACTGTTTGTCCACCACAACATCAACTCTGAAAACATCTTGCTTGATCAGAATTTCAAGGCCGTGATAGCCAGCTTTGGCGCTGCACAGGTTAACATGGCGGGGCTCGGCCAACCCTTGCCAATCACGGACCTGCGTCCTGGTAACTTTGGGTACGCAGCTCCAG AATATGGGTTGGGGAAAAACCAGCTGACGGAGAAGGTAGACATTTACAGCTTTGGAGTGCTGATGCTGGAGCTTGTCACAGGGCGGATGACCAATGAAGCTACAACAGATGGTCATTTGGCGAATTGGGCACAGAACAACTTCCGTACACTGATGGCGAACCAACAGGAAGCATTCCAGAATGTTGTGGACAGGAGCATACCAGATCAAGCACGGTACAGGGAGGAGATGGCAACTGTGTTCATGCTGGGCGTGGATTGCACTACTGTGGATCCGAAGGAAAGGCCATCCATGCGGATGGCTCTCAAACGACTCCGCCGCTGCCGTTGGCGTGCCCCATTCCGTGGCCTCCTCACCGGCTTTCTGATGTGA